The following coding sequences are from one Thermofilaceae archaeon window:
- the asnS gene encoding asparagine--tRNA ligase: protein MAERRVVGIADALRSGDGEEVTVRGWVYRHRDLGEKVFLVVRDSTGIIQVVFSGEKASLAREADVESSVIVSGFVKSDPRAPGGKEIAGNHLEIIGHSRNFPISKDYSREFLLDVRHLWVRSRRMQAILKIRHTVFGALHEYFRSHGYYEVQAPMFITAAVEGGATLFPVKYVDDSTVYLTQSSQFYLEALIFSLEKVYTIAPSFRAEKSRTRRHLTEFWHCEAEEAWAGLDDIMRVEEELVWHAVERVLEQNQEELKLLGRDVKKLELCEPPFYKISYDEALELLRGKGFKLQWGDDFGADEERAIVEEFDKPVFVHRFPVKAKAFYHKSDPKRPEVTLSADLLAPEGYGEIIGGGERIDKLEELLAKMEEFGLRPEDYEWYLDLRRYGSVPHAGFGLGIDRLVMWIAGLDHIVDAVPFPRTLRRAYP from the coding sequence TTGGCTGAACGGCGTGTAGTTGGGATCGCTGATGCGTTGCGGTCTGGTGATGGAGAGGAGGTGACGGTTAGAGGGTGGGTATACAGGCACAGGGATCTCGGCGAGAAAGTGTTCTTAGTGGTGCGCGATTCCACGGGAATCATCCAAGTGGTTTTTAGTGGTGAAAAGGCCTCGCTGGCCAGAGAAGCGGACGTGGAATCCTCCGTCATAGTGTCAGGGTTCGTTAAGAGCGATCCGCGAGCGCCCGGTGGTAAAGAGATAGCTGGGAATCATCTCGAGATTATTGGGCACTCCAGGAACTTCCCGATATCGAAGGACTACTCTCGCGAATTCCTGCTGGACGTTCGTCACCTCTGGGTACGCAGCAGGAGGATGCAGGCCATACTGAAGATCAGGCATACGGTCTTCGGGGCTCTTCATGAGTACTTCAGATCGCACGGTTACTATGAGGTTCAAGCCCCCATGTTCATCACAGCGGCTGTGGAGGGCGGTGCGACGCTGTTCCCTGTGAAGTATGTTGATGATAGTACCGTGTACCTGACACAATCCTCCCAGTTCTACCTGGAAGCCCTGATCTTCAGCCTCGAGAAAGTATACACTATTGCGCCGTCCTTCAGAGCTGAGAAGTCGCGGACGAGAAGGCACCTGACCGAGTTCTGGCACTGCGAAGCTGAGGAAGCTTGGGCTGGTCTCGATGATATCATGCGCGTAGAGGAGGAGCTAGTTTGGCACGCTGTAGAGAGGGTTCTGGAGCAGAACCAAGAAGAGCTGAAGCTACTGGGAAGAGACGTGAAAAAGCTGGAGCTTTGCGAACCCCCCTTCTACAAGATTAGCTACGACGAAGCATTAGAGTTGCTTAGAGGAAAGGGGTTCAAGCTGCAGTGGGGGGATGATTTCGGTGCTGACGAGGAGCGAGCGATCGTGGAGGAATTCGATAAACCGGTCTTCGTACACCGCTTCCCAGTCAAAGCGAAAGCCTTTTACCACAAGAGCGATCCTAAACGGCCAGAGGTGACCCTTTCAGCCGACTTGCTGGCTCCCGAGGGCTACGGTGAGATCATAGGTGGGGGCGAAAGGATCGATAAGCTTGAGGAGCTCCTGGCGAAGATGGAAGAGTTCGGGCTGCGACCGGAGGATTACGAATGGTACCTTGATCTGCGCAGGTACGGGTCCGTTCCCCATGCCGGCTTCGGATTGGGCATAGATAGATTAGTCATGTGGATTGCTGGACTGGACCACATCGTGGACGCAGTCCCATTCCCGCGTACACTGCGGCGGGCCTATCCGTAG
- a CDS encoding DUF2208 family protein has product MNGRVSMLLSIVLLVAFSYLSSHYPQHLGTFLIAYFLVALTITLFMGGRAASAMIRDLEYIKKGKALLSVGKEEVIKLKSKDKVLNDEMKKQTSLVIPQFAIFFILFTILLIPNIRDSVILFFNNLLSSYTSDSNLINFISFLIFYGIFTLIFQVSSIYSRKGMDRLGGRLEVPLFYVITERGLILEERIPLKAPLNILDLRVDTRRRFVEFRVKSSLGGVNRYRLYYEEPRVLETYLRRLTEQRS; this is encoded by the coding sequence ATGAACGGACGCGTTTCAATGCTGTTGTCAATTGTGCTACTCGTGGCCTTCTCCTACTTATCATCCCACTACCCTCAACACCTTGGAACTTTCCTGATAGCTTACTTCCTCGTAGCCTTAACAATAACCCTATTCATGGGCGGCCGTGCAGCATCAGCCATGATACGCGACCTCGAGTACATCAAGAAGGGTAAAGCACTCCTCTCCGTCGGAAAGGAGGAAGTTATCAAGCTTAAGAGTAAGGATAAAGTGTTGAATGATGAAATGAAAAAGCAAACTTCACTAGTAATCCCGCAGTTTGCAATATTTTTCATATTGTTTACTATTTTACTTATTCCAAATATAAGAGACTCTGTCATACTTTTCTTTAATAATTTATTGTCCTCTTACACTTCGGATAGTAACCTTATTAATTTCATATCTTTTTTAATATTTTATGGAATTTTTACATTAATTTTTCAAGTAAGCTCAATATATTCCAGGAAAGGGATGGATAGGCTAGGAGGAAGATTGGAAGTCCCCCTCTTCTACGTAATCACTGAACGTGGGTTGATATTGGAGGAAAGAATACCTTTGAAGGCTCCATTAAACATCCTAGATCTGAGAGTTGATACTAGGCGCCGCTTTGTAGAGTTTAGAGTGAAGTCTTCCTTGGGCGGGGTGAATAGATATAGGCTTTACTATGAAGAACCCCGAGTTCTTGAAACCTACTTGAGGCGCTTAACCGAACAGCGCAGCTAA